The following proteins are encoded in a genomic region of Arcobacter suis CECT 7833:
- the asnB gene encoding asparagine synthase (glutamine-hydrolyzing), with translation MCGILGTNFISNKFDKSLELLNNRGPDFQKFINIDNKQFGHTRLAIIDLDEEANQPMIFDDILLVFNGEIYNYNELILSEELECKTKSDSEVLIRLYQKYGFDFLNKLNGMFAFCIFDMKKNLYFSARDRYGKKPFFYYFKDNKFIFSSSIKSILNLLDYKPNLNKVALSKYMQYFVSFGEDTFYQDIYKLEAASYMIYERNKALELQKKKYYKINTYKAIKDEKQALNDIEELLFKSVEYRLNSDVEVASLLSGGIDSSLISALYTKISGKKINTFSVGYDEYKNYCELDFAQITATHINSNHNPVVINQKEYINYFEQTHDMLEEPHGDSAAIPLNILTKQIHKAGIKTVLSGEGSDEIFLGYDNYTKFLKYYEFEKSLSNEQNLFLNDIIGALQNNTKESEYLRRIVKKQNLYNSFGEIYTDIQRKRLFKKVPTFKSETAKQDPVDWMSYIDLKIWLGEALLSKVDRISMGNSLEIRTPFLDFNLVNYMFSVESSIKVGDTNKYLLKKIASKYIPDVIINRTKKGFNSPFNEWLNKEYKDKILDVIVEVNNQTNLFNHEYILHIYELSKSNKFKQHLYSLFVFSLWYKKEFLS, from the coding sequence ATGTGTGGTATTTTAGGAACAAATTTTATTTCTAATAAATTTGATAAATCTTTGGAACTTTTAAATAATCGTGGTCCAGACTTTCAAAAATTTATCAATATTGATAATAAACAATTTGGTCATACAAGACTTGCAATTATTGATTTAGATGAAGAAGCAAATCAACCTATGATTTTTGATGATATTTTACTTGTATTTAATGGAGAAATTTACAATTACAATGAATTGATTCTTTCAGAAGAGTTAGAATGTAAAACAAAAAGTGATAGTGAAGTATTAATTCGTCTTTATCAAAAATATGGATTTGATTTTTTAAATAAACTAAATGGAATGTTTGCCTTTTGTATTTTTGATATGAAAAAGAATCTTTATTTTTCTGCAAGAGATAGATATGGCAAAAAACCATTTTTTTACTATTTTAAAGATAATAAATTTATTTTTTCATCAAGTATTAAATCAATTTTAAATCTACTTGATTATAAACCAAATCTAAATAAAGTGGCCCTTTCAAAATATATGCAATATTTTGTCTCTTTTGGTGAAGATACATTTTATCAGGACATTTATAAACTTGAAGCCGCATCATATATGATTTATGAGCGAAATAAGGCTCTTGAGCTTCAAAAGAAGAAATATTATAAGATAAATACATATAAAGCTATAAAGGATGAAAAACAGGCTTTAAATGATATTGAAGAGCTTTTATTCAAAAGTGTTGAGTATAGGCTCAACAGTGATGTGGAAGTTGCTTCTCTTTTAAGTGGTGGAATTGACAGTTCATTAATATCAGCACTTTATACAAAAATATCAGGAAAAAAGATAAATACCTTTAGTGTTGGCTATGATGAATATAAAAACTATTGTGAACTTGATTTTGCACAAATTACAGCAACTCATATAAACTCAAATCATAATCCAGTAGTTATAAATCAAAAAGAGTATATCAATTATTTTGAACAAACACATGATATGCTTGAAGAACCTCATGGAGATAGTGCAGCTATTCCTTTAAATATCTTAACAAAACAGATACATAAAGCGGGAATCAAAACTGTATTATCAGGTGAAGGAAGTGATGAAATATTTTTAGGTTATGATAACTATACAAAGTTTTTAAAATATTATGAGTTTGAAAAAAGTCTTTCAAATGAACAAAACCTTTTTTTAAATGACATAATTGGAGCTTTACAAAATAATACTAAAGAGAGTGAATATTTAAGAAGAATTGTAAAAAAACAAAATCTTTATAACTCTTTTGGAGAAATTTATACGGACATTCAAAGAAAAAGATTATTCAAAAAAGTACCAACTTTTAAAAGTGAAACTGCTAAACAAGATCCCGTTGATTGGATGAGTTATATTGACTTAAAAATTTGGCTAGGAGAGGCACTATTGAGTAAAGTTGATAGAATCTCTATGGGTAACTCTTTGGAGATTAGAACGCCATTTTTGGACTTTAATTTAGTGAATTATATGTTTAGTGTAGAATCATCTATAAAAGTGGGCGATACTAATAAATATTTACTAAAAAAAATAGCTTCTAAATATATTCCAGATGTTATTATTAATAGAACAAAAAAAGGTTTTAATTCACCTTTTAATGAGTGGTTAAATAAAGAGTATAAAGATAAAATCCTTGATGTGATAGTTGAAGTAAATAATCAAACAAATCTCTTTAATCATGAATATATATTACATATTTATGAACTATCAAAATCAAATAAATTTAAACAACATCTTTATTCACTTTTTGTATTCTCTTTATGGTACAAAAAAGAGTTTCTTTCTTAA